Proteins encoded by one window of Cryptococcus gattii WM276 chromosome K, complete sequence:
- a CDS encoding Deadenylation-dependent decapping-related protein, putative (Similar to TIGR gene model, INSD accession AAW46214.1) codes for MPLPGDPHPHLHSGYYSPSSSSSPLESNSFPTVGPDTDDTATGDDEDNMFRDMSFDEILEDLNARFLINLPKEEMNLLRVYWQAEQAHWFYEDYLRPLNPSLPSLSQRQFTRLIIESSPLYSRLVSGSAVDYESVWDEYKSYKRMVPCCGGILLNKEGDKVLLVRGWKSNAGWSFPRGKINLAESEEACAVREVEEETGFDLTGMVNPDDKIKTYISAQEVTMFIVPGIDEATEFETQTRHEIGAIEWVALQDLPTWSGNKRGPRKTGKAKRFYNVTPFVNPLKSWMKEHGMNPYPKARQSKPTGKNASVFHRDIQPFQFDSFTGSPSNSPVPEASTPSRLPSRGSSALDQLFTKFIHKQEEEIMTPSRATALGSDNNAGLERLFGGLNVLQEEEDSLRQKQQTEEEMRKKEDDALARLLGGVGGTTPQQDAPQPQPQSQVKTAKQTNLLAMLNQKPSEARSSAKYQTSTQTQVQPHHNKLLSLLSPHAPPPSLQTNIATLSDSGAAAEIKASDAGAVATTSPPSARSASGTKNERGETERQARARALLDMTVAGIGASSTAATASVPTTAATVANAKAQTVGGQGKQASSLASFGVNPYAPYPPEPPYPSRPSHLSHPAPPAHLTHPFLPAHPGQGHANINPNMNPNATQARPPTIPPPPMSMPMAMPMPLPINHSYRLPVNGPHPHLSPPQNMQGVYIGPGGPQDQRLAQVPGQGQGQGYYQTLPGGSPPNAQMGPQPISISMSGLGSGLGPGPGQGVGYYNSPRVPQGPGIFPHQVNGNANGQQQNQHLPMPPIQSQALLPQSGQMAQYNHVGQVGQNGQNGPRTLPTKASLNGVQAQGQAAANVYHPIPRPPVGPAGLLAMLNGDRQSK; via the exons ATGCCATTACCGGGAGACCCACACCCACATCTACACTCGGGGTACTATTCCCCCTCATCGtcctcttcacctcttGAATCCAACTCATTCCCCACGGTCGGCCCTGATACAGATGATACAGCCACTGGCGATGACGAGGACAACATGTTTAGAGATATGAGCTTTGACGAGATCCTTGAAGACCTTAACGCGAGGTTTTTGATTAATCTCCcaaaggaggagatgaaCTTGTTGAGAGTGTACTGGCAGGCTGAACAGGC TCATTGGTTCTATGAAGATTACCTTCGTCCGTTGAAcccctctcttccctctctttctcaacGACAATTCACCCGGTTAATCATCGAGTCATCACCGTTGTACAGCAGACTCGTATCTGGGAGTGCTGTAGATTATGAGAGTGTTTGGGATGAATACAAATCGTACAAGCGGATGGTCCCCTGCTGTGGAGGTATCCTCCTGAATAAAGAGGGAGACAAGGTGTTGCTAGTAAGAGGGTGGAAATCAAATGCGGGATGGAGTTTCCCTAGGGGCAAGATTAATCTGGCTGAGAGTGAGGAAGCTTGCGCTGTCCGAGAG gtggaagaggagacAGGTTTTGATTTAACAGGGATGGTCAACCCGGACGACAAAATCAAGACATATATTAGCGCTCAAGAGGTTACTATGTTTATTGTCCCAGGTATTGATGAGGCCACAGAGTTTGAAACGCAGACGAGACACGAGATTGGG GCGATTGAGTGGGTAGCCCTCCAAGATCTCCCAACATGGTCTGGGAATAAGAGAGGTCCCAGGAAGACAGGAAAAGCCAAAAGGTTTTACAATGTGACCCCCTTTGTCAA CCCTCTCAAATCATGGATGAAAGAGCATGGGATGAACCCTTATCCCAAAGCACGACAGTCAAAGCCTACAGGTAAAAACGCTTCTGTCTTTCACCGGGACATTCAACCTTTCCAATTTGACTCCTTTACCGGCTCTCCCTCTAACTCACCGGTCCCCGAAGCTTCTACCCCTTCTCGTCTTCCTTCCCGTGGATCCTCAGCGTTAGACCAGCTTTTCACAAAGTTCATACATaagcaagaagaagaaattATGACCCCTTCTCGAGCGACAGCGTTGGGCAGTGATAATAATGCCGGTTTGGAGAGGTTGTTTGGGGGACTCAACGTTTtgcaagaagaagaagattcATTGCGCCAGAAACAACAgacagaggaagagatgaggaagaaggaggatgatgcGCTCGCGAGGTTGCTCGGTGGAGTAGGAGGGACGACTCCTCAGCAAGACGCTCCTCAGCCCCAGCCTCAGTCTCAGGTAAAAACTGCGAAGCAGACAAATTTGCTGGCGATGCTAAATCAGAAGCCTAGCGAAGCACGTTCTTCCGCAAAATATCAAACTTCAACTCAAACTCAAGTACAACCTCATCACAACAAActcctttctctcctttcccCTCATGCCccccctccttctcttcaaACAAACATCGCTACTTTATCTGATTCTGGCGCTGCAGCTGAAATCAAAGCTTCTGACGCTGGCGCAGTCGCCACCACCTCTCCACCGAGCGCACGATCGGCTAGCGGGACCAAAAACGAGAGGGGAGAGACGGAGAGGCAGGCAAGAGCAAGGGCGCTGTTGGATATGACAGTTGCAGGGATAGGGGCTAGTTCgacagcagcaacagcgTCGGTGCCAACGACAGCGGCCACGGTGGCGAATGCGAAGGCGCAAACAGTTGGTGGACAAGGTAAACAAGCAAGTAGCCTCGCCTCCTTTGGGGTCAAT CCTTACGCTCCCTATCCACCCGAGCCACCTTACCCCTCTCGTCCGTCGCACTTATCCCACCCAGCCCCTCCGGCCCATCTGACTCATCCGTTCCTTCCAGCTCATCCGGGACAAGGACACGCAAATATAAATCCAAATATGAATCCCAATGCGACCCAGGCCCGACCACCTACCATCCCCCCACCTCCCATGTCGATGCCCATGGCAATGCCCATGCCATTGCCGATAAATCACTCTTACCGCCTACCTGTCAATGGTCCTCATCCCCACCTTTCTCCTCCGCAGAATATGCAGGGGGTGTACATTGGCCCGGGTGGCCCCCAGGACCAGAGATTAGCTCAAGTTCCGgggcaagggcaagggcaaggatATTATCAGACGCTCCCTGGGGGTTCACCACCCAATGCTCAGATGGGTCCCCAGCCCATATCTATAAGCATGTCCGGATTAGGATCAGGATTAGGACCAGGACCAGGACAAGGGGTGGGCTATTACAACAGCCCGCGTGTACCCCAGGGTCCAGGGATATTTCCTCATCAGGTGAATGGGAATGCGAACGGGCAGCAGCAGAATCAGCACCTCCCCATGCCGCCTATACAGAGTCAAGCTTTACTCCCCCAGTCGGGCCAAATGGCTCAGTATAATCACGTTGGACAGGTTGGGCAGAATGGTCAGAATGGTCCGAGGACGTTGCCTACAAAGGCATCACTGAATGGGGTTCAGGCCCAGGGGCAAGCGGCCGCGAATGTGTATCACCCTATACCTCGTCCACCTGTGGGGCCGGCAGGACTGTTGGCGATGCTCAACGGGGACAGACAAAGTAAATGA
- a CDS encoding Hypothetical protein (Similar to SGTC gene model, INSD accession EAL17966.1; CNBK3170), giving the protein MSTTPNSPHPSPSTRIRIHQSPISAAISTRNSIIHSSAKGWSPLQINKGESRSGLSLSPSPEPSAQTGPRRTSSSFKVVTSNSLVSNSPFKSPQAGGNGEKDHVIHERRSTRQLGEAAPSARGVGSTPKTTIGLGISAKRSGSRSPSGGAAVSGQRKVSGERPRVAFPVSNGERRSSGERNVSWSKENESPDVRYGKRLPRASMGLKGLVEGSYVSKSPFKKSPSGGLSAASDNQADEAVSATPGGVPVEMDDVFSSPSPRRASGGKQRRASPSTLGSVAHRSPTPSSPRSVASNVFLAPPSSGPSPLREQVFASNPTDFEPMRTPTAHKSALTPSRRLRGPRGVSQCYDSPSKKTVTFQSVPDVKEYEILSAEPSADGSFDIEMEDEADWEDERQGSLDDLLTEEENVSPSEEIEQESHDDHDAQHHESTTADFMDTLVQEGLFSPPEMDTPAFHDQAAFEIPLETSFTEAENESDRPYLTTPSLGDSVHATPLFENHNVFSETDPAGIPYGRMHHAERAAEAHKTALHIPIEQPSLPHSQEHRMLFNANAAQPSILPPITPTSPSFYHDYNDPFASVTPSLPSRAPELKRQQEPEPHAHQSGPMPDPFITLQTATKTILPSSEESKNREEDGVPLGRTSHKDRVLAARILATRELGLGMPGRPNRSLQSPSAPASPLSESEPVFEWREEEVVEEKSARKLPKVPPPEPMPVEVTSPVMNPQKEIETSPFFNSASTFEQAAQPVDERDTSPSVSGSDTKSDSLADDVDRPLTPPPTLLFDVAETKPESPHRLPELNFNFETINFDSDNKGERVVSLGKVVKSESIPMGVSSVEQKEVVRPVEVKKATKEDIPKTTVNSASDFSPSFKSQPQEKKTTHDSTTNRIRQRISREMIRETIQQRIADGSLSRRPASMDMDVLSKNFSRASLSDFEAKKNRRVSMDKDLPPPPADSPARVSSAPSTPRKPRPKSEILGRVTSPRSQSQSAERPGIRPRSQTQSAHDVFKQSEREGGEAKSALDKIVALVRRDAGGNKEGGEKMERDASGTIAAAMFRVPTPGKETDKPLGILRNPNGLLDANSKAEAPEVDAGSPTSKRRVSNNVRPISETSISPTSSLSGTQSSKDGPTAREQAIIAKRRQERDRQVSTASAVSAISAGSRKSRRSLSMGDVNAEISQAKSHRHTMMGAPNAGNSRPPSGVAARRGTRGNPRLTLGIDDGEKSILDAFREEVDNIGSERGYKVRERPVVRASYNGKIAHSNAGNLEVGKAWRALRRPSDLHEHAAAIKAMREREADLGKATGTIFVKVLGIESVQFPIPQEQTHFCITLDNGIDYIKTPYSVLKEGARVNQEFSLVEHPNFEFSLSVDIRRDPHILKLIHEKNNPPRPTVPASPAKHHGGHFRALFGSPRKPKGPVPKGAVSKRDERPATPVSTSTVAKKETIANYLLDSTNGTIAKTHIQFKTIAKNCDARVLEIRYPMFAMFKGNAGNLGSLGSGGSKEGEGARKALAKITLQVFRLPPIPGLNADELPQCIDDCLRGLRHHAWHEHEYYDGVLTQDGGDLNSPKRRLFKIIGGNLVAINEVTKKQVAMIDLRQAVSIIDLNEDQPGTPKSKMTMRPRDSDEGFGQRPRSFMIEFKDGEGITFMADTDASKAGWMEVLQGLVGKIPSNPLWAELLTLRIREKAAKRSASSGSLAKEGRKVSVKRPSAAGKR; this is encoded by the exons ATGTCAACAACACCTAATTCACCACACCCTTCCCCCTCTACTCGAATTCGAATTCATCAATCGCCCATATCTGCAGCCATATCTACTCGAAATTCCATTATCCATTCTTCAGCCAAAGGCTGGTCCCCTCTTCAAATCAACAAGGGCGAATCTCGATCAGGcctttccctctccccttCTCCAGAGCCTAGCGCGCAGACAGGACCTCGACGGACGTCTAGCTCTTTCAAAGTCGTTACATCAAATAGTCTTGTGTCCAACTCGCCATTTAAAAGCCCACAAGCTGGAGGGAACGGAGAGAAGGATCATGTGATCCATGAGAGGCGAAGTACGAGACAGTTGGGAGAAGCAGCGCCTAGTGCGAGAGGTGTAGGATCCACGCCAAAGACGACGATTGGTCTTGGGATATCTGCTAAGAGGAGCGGGAGCCGATCACCCAGTGGCGGTGCAGCTGTCAGCGGTCAACGTAAAGTCTCCGGCGAACGTCCGCGGGTTGCTTTTCCTGTGTCGAATGGAGAACGTCGATCGTCTGGAGAGCGCAATGTTTCCTGGAGCAAGGAGAATGAGAGTCCGGATGTTAGATACGGCAAGAGGTTGCCGAGGGCTAGCATGGGTCTCAAGGGACTTGTTGAAGGGAGCTATGTCAGCAAATCGCCCTTCAAAAAGTCTCCTTCCGGAGGTCTGTCCGCTGCTTCTGATAACCAGGCAGACGAAGCTGTTTCTGCGACTCCTGGAGGGGTTCCTGTCGAGATGGACGACGTATTTTCGTCGCCTTCTCCAAGGCGAGCTTCAGGTGGCAAACAACGTCGTGCTTCACCTAGTACTCTCGGCTCCGTGGCTCACCGATCGCCCAcaccttcctctcctcGCTCAGTGGCTTCAAATGTCTTTCTCGCGCCTCCATCTAGCGGgccttctcctcttcgCGAGCAGGTTTTTGCATCCAACCCTACCGACTTTGAGCCTATGCGTACTCCTACAGCGCACAAGTCTGCCTTGACACCATCTCGTCGTTTGCGCGGACCTCGTGGTGTGTCTCAATGTTACGACAGTCCTTCGAAGAAGACGGTCACATTCCAGTCTGTCCCCGACGTCAAGGAGTATGAAATCCTTAGCGCTGAACCTAGTGCCGACGGAAGTTTCGATATAGAGATGGAGGACGAGGCGGACTGGGAAGATGAGCGCCAGGGCAGCTTGGATGATCTGCTGACTGAGGAGGAGAACGTGTCTCCAAGCGAAGAAATCGAGCAGGAGTCGCATGACGATCATGACGCTCAACACCACGAGTCTACCACTGCTGACTTTATGGACACCCTTGTCCAAGAAGGTCTATTTTCTCCCCCCGAGATGGACACTCCAGCCTTCCATGATCAAGCGGCATTTGAAATTCCTCTCGAAACTTCTTTCACCGAGGCTGAGAATGAGTCTGATAGACCGTACCTAACTACACCAAGTCTCGGTGACTCAGTTCACGCCACGCCGCTGTTTGAGAACCACAACGTCTTTAGCGAGACCGATCCAGCTGGGATTCCTTATGGCCGCATGCACCATGCTGAACGAGCTGCCGAGGCGCACAAGACGGCTTTGCATATTCCTATAGAACAACCCAGCCTCCCGCACTCCCAAGAGCACCGTATGCTTTTCAATGCCAATGCTGCGCAGCCATCAATCCTTCCTCCCATCACCCCTACCTCCCCTTCGTTCTATCATGACTATAACGATCCTTTTGCTTCAGTTACGCCTTCCCTACCTTCTCGTGCCCCGGAGCTTAAGCGTCAGCAAGAGCCAGAACCCCACGCACACCAATCTGGTCCCATGCCTGATCCATTTATCACTCTCCAGACGGCAACCAAAACCATTCTGCCTTCTTCCGAAGAATCTAAGAACCGGGAAGAGGATGGTGTGCCATTGGGAAGGACAAGTCATAAAGATAGAGTTTTGGCTGCAAGAATATTGGCAACTAGAGAACTGGGTTTAGGTATGCCTGGCAGGCCAAACAGATCTCTCCAGAGTCCGTCCGCACCTGCTTCTCCGTTGTCAGAGTCGGAGCCAGTATTTGaatggagagaagaagaagtggtAGAAGAGAAGTCGGCGAGAAAATTGCCAAAAGTTCCTCCTCCTGAACCAATGCCTGTTGAAGTGACGAGTCCCGTGATGAACCCTCAGAAAGAGATTGAA ACCTCccccttcttcaactcTGCGTCCACTTTTGAGCAGGCTGCTCAACCTGTCGACGAGCGAGACACTTCACCATCTGTCTCTGGTAGTGACACCAAGTCCGACTCTCTAGCCGATGATGTTGATCGTCCTCTCACACCACCCCCTACTCTTCTTTTTGACGTTGCCGAGACTAAGCCGGAAAGCCCACATAGGCTACCAGAGCTCAATTTCAATTTCGAAACCATCAACTTTGACTCTGACAATAAAGGCGAAAGGGTTGTCAGTCTAGGAAAGGTCGTCAAATCTGAATCGATTCCCATGGGCGTGAGCTCTGTCGAGCAGAAGGAGGTGGTGAGGCCTGTTGAAGTGAAAAAAGCGACCAAAGAGGACATTCCCAAAACCACTGTGAACTCTGCAAGCGATTTTTCGCCCTCCTTCAAATCCCAACCCCAAGAAAAGAAGACGACGCATGACTCGACTACGAATCGTATTCGTCAACGTATTTCACGCGAAATGATTCGTGAGACGATCCAACAACGTATAGCTGATGGCAGTCTTAGCCGTCGACCAGCTAGTATGGACATGGATGTCTTATCGAAAAACTTTTCGAGGGCGAGTCTGAGTGATTTCGaagcgaagaagaataGGAGAGTGTCGATGGATAAGGACTTGCCGCCACCCCCTGCAGACTCACCTGCTAGGGTTTCGAGTGCACCTTCGACTCCTAGAAAGCCCAGACCCAAGTCTGAAATCCTCGGTCGCGTTACTTCTCCCCGATCTCAATCCCAATCTGCCGAACGACCCGGTATCCGACCCCGAAGCCAGACTCAGTCTGCGCATGATGTTTTCAAGCAGTCTGAACGTGAAGGTGGTGAAGCCAAATCCGCTTTGGATAAGATTGTTGCCCTTGTGCGCCGGGATGCTGGTGGAAACAaggagggaggagagaagatggagagagatgCGAGTGGGACAATCGCTGCTGCGATGTTTCGTGTACCAACACCAGGAAAGGAGACAGATAAGCCCCTTGGTATCTTGAGAAACCCCAACGGATTACTTGACGCAAACTCCAAGGCAGAGGCGCCTGAAGTCGATGCTGGATCGCCGACATCCAAAAGACGAGTTAGCAACAATGTCCGTCCCATTTCGGAAACATCCATCTCCCCTACGTCCAGTTTGAGCGGTACACAATCCTCGAAAGATGGACCTACCGCACGAGAGCAAGCAATCATTGCCAAACGTCGCCAGGAAAGGGATCGCCAGGTCAGCACAGCAAGTGCAGTCAGCGCAATTAGTGCGGGTTCAAGAAAGAGTAGGAGGAGTTTAAGTATGGGGGATGTTAATGCGGAAATCAGCCAGGCGAAGAGTCATAGACATACCATGATGGGCGCGCCTAATGCTGGGAACAGCAGGCCTCCTTCAGGTGTGGCAGCGAGGAGGGGTACGAGAGGGAACCCGAGACTGACATTGGGGATTGATGATGGAGAGAAGTCGATTCTTGATGCCTTCAGAGAAGAGGTTGACAATATTGGGTCAGAG CGAGGGTACAAGGTCCGAGAGCGACCAGTTGTACGTGCTTCATACAATGGCAAGATAGCGCATAGTAATGCGGGTAACCTCGAAGTTGGTAAAGCCTGGAGAGCCCTCAGACGACCATCAGACCTT CACGAGCACGCGGCAGCTATCAAGGCAATGCGCGAGCGTGAAGCTGACCTCGGAAAGGCTACCGGTACCATCTTTGTCAAAGTGCTTGGTATTGAGAGTGTCCAGTTTCCCATTCCGCAAGAGCAAACGCACTTTTGTATTACACTTGATAATGGGATTGACTACATCAAGACGCCATATTCAGTGCTGAAGGAAGGTGCGAGGGTGAACCAAGAGTTCAGTTT AGTGGAACACCCCAACTTCGAGTTTTCACTTTCTGTTGACATCCGTCGTGATCCTCACATTCTCAAACTCATCCACGAGAAAAACAACCCACCGCGGCCGACTGTTCCGGCGTCACCGGCCAAGCACCATGGTGGTCATTTCCGTGCACTTTTTGGATCCCCTCGTAAACCTAAAGGTCCTGTGCCAAAAGGTGCTGTGTCCAAGAGAGATGAGAGGCCTGCCACTCCGGTTTCTACGTCCACAGTCGCAAAAAAGGAGACCATCGCCAACTATCTCCTTGACTCAACAAACGGCACGATCGCAAAGACCCATATCCAGTTCAAGACTATTGCCAAGAATTGTGACGCCCGTGTGCTTGAGATCCGTTACCCAATGTTTGCAATGTTTAAGGGCAATGCTGGTAACCTTGGCTCCTTAGGATCAGGAGGCAGCAAAGAAGGCGAAGGTGCGAGGAAAGCATTGGCGAAGATTACGTTGCAGGTGTTCAGATTGCCCCCTATTCCTGGTCTGAACGCGGACGAGTTGCCACAGTGTATTGATGATTGTCTGAGAGGGTTGAGACACCATGCTTGGCATGAACACGAGTATTACGATGGAGTGCTGACTCAAGATGGTGGGGATTTGAAC AGCCCTAAAAGACGATTGTTCAAGATCATTGGTGGTAATCTCGTAGCAATTAACGAAGTTACTAAAAAACAAGTAGCCATGATTGACCTCCGCCAAGCAGTGTCCATCATAGACCTCAACGAGGATCAGCCAGGTACACCCAAGTCAAAGATGACGATGCGCCCGAGGGATTCAGATGAAGGTTTTGGTCAGAGACCGAGGAGCTTTATGATTGAATTTAAGGATGGGGAAGGGATCACGTTTATGGCTGATACGGATGCTTCCAAAGCGGGATG GATGGAAGTGCTTCAAGGCCTTGTCGGCAAGATTCCTTCAAACCCGCTATGGGCAGAGCTTCTTACACTGCGTATACGCGAAAAGGCAGCAAAGCGGTCAGCGTCCAGCGGCAGTCTGGCAAAAGAGGGGAGGAAGGTATCTGTTAAGCGTCCCTCTGCGGCTGGGAAGCGTTAA